Below is a window of Rodentibacter sp. JRC1 DNA.
GATTTCCGCTTTAAGTGCGGTATTTTTATCCGCCTTCGGCTTTAAATGATAGAAAAACACACTACGAGACAAATTTGTCAATGAAAGCAAGATGTTAAGCGGAAACGTCCCTCTCAATCTTTGGATAATCGCCGCCGTTCGGCTTCTTCCTCCCGTATCACTTCGTCCAACTTTTTTAGAAATGCCACCTCCGCTTCAAGCTCCAAAATCCTTAACCGTAAGCGGTCTTCTTCGGTCTTCGGCGGCGGTGGCATTTTGGCGTATTTTGGTTTTTTCGGGGACATTGTCGGTCTTCCTTTCGGTTTGGGGTGTAAACCGTTTATACCGTCTTTTTCAAAGGCTTTCAACCATTGGCTGATAAGACCTGAATTACTTATGCCGAAATGGATTGTCGCTTGCCTTGCAGAGAAATCCCCTTTTTGAACGGCAAGGATGACTTGATATTTAAATTCAGTGGAATAAATGCGTTTGCCGGGCAATAGGGCAAGCCCTGCATTGCCTGAAAGTTGATATTGGGTAATCCAACGTCTTAAGGTGGTGTCGGAAAGTTGAAATTGTTTTTTTGTAAGTGAAACATCTAAGTGATTTTTAAGATAAAAATCGATGGCTTGTTGTTTGAATGTTTGATTGTATTTGGTCATAAAATCTGCCCCTGACTGAGTTGGTTTATTTTGTCCAACTTTTGGGGGGCAGATCAAATTTGACCGCTCTTTTGCAACTTGGAGCTGTTATTCTTCTGTATTTTGCGTTGAAAAACGCTCGATTCTTGCGCCTAAACAACGAAGCTTTTCTTCAATATGTTCATAGCCGCGATCAATATGATAAATACGATCAACGATAGTTTCGCCCGTCGCAATGCATCCTGCAAGCACTAAACTGATAGAAGCACGTAAATCCGTTGCCATCACTTCCGCGCCGGAAAGCTGCTCAACACCGTGACAAACTGCGGTGTTGCCTTCGATTTCCGCTTTACCGCCCATACGAATAAGTTCAGGAATATGCATAAACCGATTTTCAAAAATGGTTTCTGTGATGATACTTGTTCCTTTCGCCACCATATTTAATAAAGTGAATTGCGCTTGCATATCCGTTGGAAAGCCCGGATGCGGTGCGGTACGAATATTTACGGCTTTCGGACGATTTCCGAACATATCCAAAGTGATGGTATTTTCCGTTACATCCACTTGCGCTCCGGCTTCACGTAATTTATCAATTACGGCATCCAGCGTGTCTGCTTTGGTGTTTTTACAAACCACCCGCCCGCCTGAAATAGCACCGGCGATTAAGAATGTGCCGGTTTCAATACGATCGGGAACAATGCTATGCTCGCATCCGGTTAAACGTTCTACACCTTCAATCGTGATATGATCCGAACCTGCACCACTGATTTTCGCTCCCATTTTGTTGAGAAAATCGGCAGTATCGACAATTTCCGGCTCACGTGCAGCATTTTCAATAACGGTTGTCCCCTTTGCAAGGGTTGCCGCCATCATAATGGATAAGGTTGCACCTACGCTCACTTTTTCCATCACAATGCGTGTTCCCTGTAAACGATCTACCACTTGCGCTTTTACATACCCTTCTTCAAGGGTAATATCCGCTCCCATTTTTTCAAGGCCGCTAATATGTAAATCTACCGGGCGTGCGCCAATGGAACAGCCTCCCGGTAAAGATACTTGACCTTGGTGGAAACGTGCGACTAACGGCGCTAGTGCCCAAATTGAAGCGCGCATTGTTTTGACTAAATCATAAGGTGCAATAAAATGATCAATTTTTGAGGCATTTAATAATACCGCCCCTGTTTCGTCACGTTCTACCACTACACCTAATTTACGTAAAATTTTAAGGGTAGTTTCGATATCTTTAAGTTCCGGTACATTTGTCAGTTTCACCGGCTCTGTAGCCAAGATTGCAGCAAAAAGAATAGGGAGTGCCGCATTTTTAGCACCTGAAATCGTTACAGTACCGCTTAAACGCGACTGACCGCCATAGACACGAAATTTTTCCATAAGAGAAATCCTAATTTAACTGACTTGATGTAAAAGACGATCCCTTTTCCACTTTTCGGTGGTGTAGGTTTTGATAGTTAATGCGTGAATCTCACCTGTGCTGAAATAAGGCATAAGAGGAGCATAAACTGTTTGTTGCTGTTTTAATTTTGACAAGGCGGCAATTTTATCGCTCACGACTATCACACCGAAATGAGCATTCTCACCCTGTACATAGACTTCATCAACATTTAGAGATTCTTTTAAAATTCGTTCGATTTCTTGCAGTTCCATTCGGGGTTCCGTTTTAATGATGATCAATAAAGGCCGCGAGCCAGTCAGATAAATTGACTAAATCCGCAAGCGTTAATAATTGTTGAGGAGGGTTAACTAAGCACACTTTTTTATTAGGTAGTCGTTGACTACTGTGCAAAAAATCACAAAGTAGGACAAAGCCTGCAGAATCAATTCTTTTGATGCCGCTTAAATCCCATTCGATAATCGGTTGATTTAACTTAGCCTCAGACAAAAAAGAAGCACGTTGTTGCCATAAGGGCAACAACGTGTTACGAGATAGCTCCCCACAAAATCGGAGCACCATCTTATCATTATTTCGTATTAAATCCCAATTTAACATAGTCATGAGATTATTTTAAGGTGACAGGCTGCGCTGCCGATTTTTGAATTTGTGCCGTTAATGCCTCGATACCTTGCTTGCGTAAAATACCGCTCCATTCGTTTTGTTTGGTTACTACCATACTCACGCCTTCAGCCACCATATCATAAGCTTGCCATTCACCGGTTTTGCTATTTTTACGCCATTTGAAATCTAATTTAATCGGCGCTGCACCACCGGTTTGAATAATATTCACACGAATACTCACCAAATTCTTATCGCCCACATCTTTTGCCGGCTCAATTTGAATATTCTGGTTACTATATGCGGTTAAAACTTGTGCATAAGCCTGTTCAATAAAATCACCAAAGGCTTTGAAAAATTTTTCACGTTGTTCCGGTGTCGTTGATTTGAAATGTGAACCCAGCACTAAAGATCCTGCATAATTCACTTGTATATAAGGTAATAAATCATTACGAACAATAGTACGCAAATAATTTGGGTTCTGTTTAATTTTAGCCTGATTATTTTTAATGTCGGCAAACAATTTATTTGATGCTTGCTGCATTAAGACATAAGGGCTGGTTTGCGCCATAGCTGTATGTGTAACAAAAAGTGCGGTCACACCAAAGGCAAAAATAGCAAGCCATTTTTTAAACCGAGTGATTTTCATCCTAAATTCTCCTAAACGTAGCATTGTTATTATTTTACTGTCGGATCTGCACTTTCTGCATTTCCTTCAGATTTTTTATCACCATAGAGGAACTGACCAATCAGGTCTTCCAACACCATAGCTGATTTCGTGTCTTGAATTTGGCTCCCTTCTTTTAACATTGCAGTTTCACCATCATCAAATCCCATACTTAATGCGATATATTGCTCGCCTAATAATCCCGAAGTTTTGATCGATAAAGAACTATTTTCCGGAATTTCGTTATATTCTTCGTTAATGGCGATACTTACTTTCGGTAAATAGGTTTTCTCATCTAACGAAATACCGCTTACCCGACCAATCACCACTCCGCCCACCTTAAGTGGAGCACGGACTTTTAGTCCGCCGATATTATCAAAAGTTGCAGTAACAGTATAAGATTTATTTTCACCAAAACCTTGTACATTTGCCACACGTAAGCCTAAAAAAACCAACGCACCAATGCCAAGTAATAAAAATAAGCCTACCCAAAATTCATATTTTATCGTTTGTCGCATAAAAATACCTTTTACCCCGCCCCAAACATAATAGCCGTTAAAATAAAATCTAGCCCAAGTACCACCAAGGATGCGTGGACCACGGTTCTGGTTGTGGCTTGACTGATACCTTCTGATGTCGGAACACAATCATAGCCGTTGAATAACGCAATCCATACTACCGCAATAGCGAAGAATACGCTTTTAATAAATCCGTTAAGAATGTCGTAGCTCCAGCTTACCGCATTTTGCATAACCGACCAAAAGCTACCGGCATCCACACCTTTCCAATCTACGCCCACAAGAGAACCGCCCCAAATACCAATAGCAATAAAGATAATGGAAAGTATCGGCATCGCAATGATCCCCGCCCAAAAGCGGGGCGCAATCACTCGGCGAAGCGGATCAACCGCCATCATCTCTAGGCTAGAAAGCTGTTCCGTCGCTTTCATTAAGCCGATTTCAGCTGTAAGCGCAGATCCCGCACGACCGGCGAATAAAAGTGCGGTCACAACCGGCCCTAATTCCCGCAAAAGCGAAAGGGCTACGAGTTGTCCAAGGCTGGTTTCGGCAGAAAAATCCACTAATACCACATAGCCTTGTAAGCCTAACACCATACCGATAAATAAGCCTGAAAGCATCACAATGAGTAAGGATTGTACGCCTAAAACATACAGTTGCTTAATCAACAAGGGGAAATGTTTGCGAACTTGCGGTTTTCCCACTAATGCGCCGAACAACATAAATCCCGCACGTCCTAAGGCACGGAAAAAACGGATTACATTACTCCCAA
It encodes the following:
- the mlaD gene encoding outer membrane lipid asymmetry maintenance protein MlaD, yielding MRQTIKYEFWVGLFLLLGIGALVFLGLRVANVQGFGENKSYTVTATFDNIGGLKVRAPLKVGGVVIGRVSGISLDEKTYLPKVSIAINEEYNEIPENSSLSIKTSGLLGEQYIALSMGFDDGETAMLKEGSQIQDTKSAMVLEDLIGQFLYGDKKSEGNAESADPTVK
- a CDS encoding BolA family protein — encoded protein: MELQEIERILKESLNVDEVYVQGENAHFGVIVVSDKIAALSKLKQQQTVYAPLMPYFSTGEIHALTIKTYTTEKWKRDRLLHQVS
- the murA gene encoding UDP-N-acetylglucosamine 1-carboxyvinyltransferase, producing MEKFRVYGGQSRLSGTVTISGAKNAALPILFAAILATEPVKLTNVPELKDIETTLKILRKLGVVVERDETGAVLLNASKIDHFIAPYDLVKTMRASIWALAPLVARFHQGQVSLPGGCSIGARPVDLHISGLEKMGADITLEEGYVKAQVVDRLQGTRIVMEKVSVGATLSIMMAATLAKGTTVIENAAREPEIVDTADFLNKMGAKISGAGSDHITIEGVERLTGCEHSIVPDRIETGTFLIAGAISGGRVVCKNTKADTLDAVIDKLREAGAQVDVTENTITLDMFGNRPKAVNIRTAPHPGFPTDMQAQFTLLNMVAKGTSIITETIFENRFMHIPELIRMGGKAEIEGNTAVCHGVEQLSGAEVMATDLRASISLVLAGCIATGETIVDRIYHIDRGYEHIEEKLRCLGARIERFSTQNTEE
- a CDS encoding lipid asymmetry maintenance protein MlaB, whose protein sequence is MLNWDLIRNNDKMVLRFCGELSRNTLLPLWQQRASFLSEAKLNQPIIEWDLSGIKRIDSAGFVLLCDFLHSSQRLPNKKVCLVNPPQQLLTLADLVNLSDWLAAFIDHH
- the mlaE gene encoding lipid asymmetry maintenance ABC transporter permease subunit MlaE; amino-acid sequence: MILDMISSLGSNVIRFFRALGRAGFMLFGALVGKPQVRKHFPLLIKQLYVLGVQSLLIVMLSGLFIGMVLGLQGYVVLVDFSAETSLGQLVALSLLRELGPVVTALLFAGRAGSALTAEIGLMKATEQLSSLEMMAVDPLRRVIAPRFWAGIIAMPILSIIFIAIGIWGGSLVGVDWKGVDAGSFWSVMQNAVSWSYDILNGFIKSVFFAIAVVWIALFNGYDCVPTSEGISQATTRTVVHASLVVLGLDFILTAIMFGAG
- the mlaC gene encoding phospholipid-binding protein MlaC — translated: MKITRFKKWLAIFAFGVTALFVTHTAMAQTSPYVLMQQASNKLFADIKNNQAKIKQNPNYLRTIVRNDLLPYIQVNYAGSLVLGSHFKSTTPEQREKFFKAFGDFIEQAYAQVLTAYSNQNIQIEPAKDVGDKNLVSIRVNIIQTGGAAPIKLDFKWRKNSKTGEWQAYDMVAEGVSMVVTKQNEWSGILRKQGIEALTAQIQKSAAQPVTLK